In Blastopirellula sediminis, the following proteins share a genomic window:
- a CDS encoding PDZ domain-containing protein codes for MRPSLFYISLVLIACCASQIFAQAPVETTTEEGTPENQAPAMSADEVRRLIAKLDSERFLIREDATEKLSHAGPEAIDELTAAVSSGSLEKSIRCIHILKRFTLGDDINAEIAATERLELIAAAGNDGVSQYAQDTLNRVATLQEERSRRVLRSLGLKFSEYMPAPGFVDPSRGPSVTIDDSYKGGPKELYYLRQLRFIEDVQMSGEKITAEYLKQVATMQNVRLLTIKETPNIDDEALGELNPLLPRLENVRFYYLPIDDEVIPMFGKMGRLIKAELYGTELSEKGKAELFAQFGGDPRRMDIRNGAFLGVQGQTIAESPCTVEDVPREGSAFAAGVRKADVIEQVDGKDVPHFTALTEFLRDKKVGDKIKMKILRDGEPIELTVTLGKWPMRQDYVGR; via the coding sequence TTGAGACCGTCTCTCTTCTATATATCGCTTGTTCTGATCGCGTGTTGCGCCTCCCAGATCTTTGCGCAAGCTCCTGTCGAAACGACGACGGAAGAAGGAACCCCGGAAAATCAGGCGCCTGCGATGTCGGCGGACGAGGTTCGCCGTTTGATCGCGAAGCTCGATTCGGAGCGGTTTTTGATCCGCGAGGATGCGACCGAAAAGTTGTCGCACGCCGGACCGGAGGCGATTGATGAGCTGACGGCGGCGGTTTCGAGCGGCAGTCTCGAAAAATCGATCCGCTGCATCCATATTTTGAAGCGATTTACGCTGGGGGACGACATCAACGCCGAGATCGCCGCCACCGAACGGCTGGAGTTGATCGCGGCGGCCGGTAACGACGGGGTCTCGCAATACGCCCAGGATACGCTCAACCGAGTTGCGACGCTGCAAGAGGAACGCTCGCGGCGGGTGCTGCGCAGTTTGGGACTGAAGTTCAGCGAATATATGCCGGCGCCCGGCTTTGTCGATCCGTCGCGCGGACCGAGCGTCACGATTGACGACAGCTACAAGGGCGGACCGAAAGAGCTGTACTATTTGCGTCAGCTCCGCTTTATCGAAGACGTGCAGATGTCGGGGGAGAAGATCACCGCCGAATATCTGAAACAGGTCGCGACGATGCAAAACGTGCGACTGCTGACGATCAAAGAAACGCCGAACATCGACGACGAGGCGCTTGGCGAGTTGAACCCGCTGTTGCCGCGACTGGAAAACGTGCGGTTCTACTATCTGCCGATCGACGACGAAGTGATTCCGATGTTCGGCAAGATGGGGCGATTGATCAAAGCGGAACTGTACGGCACCGAGCTCTCCGAAAAAGGGAAAGCGGAACTGTTCGCCCAGTTCGGCGGCGATCCGCGGCGGATGGATATTCGCAACGGCGCCTTTTTGGGAGTCCAGGGACAAACGATCGCCGAGTCTCCCTGCACGGTGGAAGACGTGCCGCGAGAAGGAAGCGCTTTCGCCGCGGGAGTACGTAAGGCGGATGTGATCGAGCAGGTCGACGGCAAAGACGTTCCGCACTTCACGGCGCTGACCGAATTCTTGCGAGACAAGAAAGTGGGGGACAAAATCAAGATGAAGATCCTCCGTGACGGTGAACCGATCGAGCTGACGGTGACGCTGGGCAAATGGCCAATGCGTCAGGATTACGTCGGCCGCTAG
- a CDS encoding aldo/keto reductase encodes MNDTLTVAGGGKLPLVGLGTWKIDAAILPDLIVAAIEAGYRHIDCACDYGNEEAVGAGLQKALQQGLCRREDLWITSKLWNTYHRPEHVRAAAERSLRDLQIDYFDLYHIHFPIALEYVSPETRYPPAWFFDPSAAEPAMRPIAVPQAETWQAMQELKTAGLARHLGVCNFNISLLREITAATLATPAVLQVELHPYLAQTRLIRYCQQQGIAVTGYSPLGAPSYVPLGMATSEEDLLSDETILAIAEAHSKTPGQIALKWNVQRGVAVIPKTSRVQRLAENLALFDFELSEPQMKAINQLDRHRRFNDPGHFCEAAFGAFFPIYD; translated from the coding sequence ATGAACGATACGCTAACGGTCGCCGGCGGCGGCAAACTGCCGCTGGTTGGTTTGGGAACGTGGAAGATTGACGCAGCGATCTTGCCTGATCTGATCGTCGCCGCGATCGAGGCCGGCTATCGCCACATTGACTGCGCTTGCGATTACGGCAACGAAGAGGCGGTTGGCGCCGGGTTGCAAAAGGCGCTGCAGCAGGGACTTTGCCGTCGCGAAGATCTCTGGATCACGTCGAAGCTCTGGAACACCTATCATCGGCCGGAGCATGTGCGAGCCGCGGCTGAACGTTCGCTCCGCGACTTGCAGATCGACTACTTCGATCTCTATCACATTCACTTTCCGATCGCGCTGGAGTACGTGTCACCGGAAACGCGGTATCCGCCGGCGTGGTTCTTCGATCCCAGTGCGGCCGAGCCCGCGATGCGACCGATCGCCGTGCCGCAAGCCGAGACCTGGCAAGCGATGCAGGAGCTGAAAACGGCAGGCCTGGCGCGGCATTTGGGCGTGTGCAACTTCAATATTTCACTACTGCGAGAGATCACCGCCGCCACCTTGGCGACGCCGGCGGTGTTGCAGGTCGAACTGCATCCGTATCTAGCGCAAACGCGGCTGATCCGCTATTGCCAGCAGCAAGGAATCGCGGTGACCGGCTACTCGCCGCTGGGCGCTCCGTCGTACGTTCCGCTGGGGATGGCGACCAGCGAAGAAGACTTGCTGAGCGACGAAACGATCTTGGCGATCGCCGAAGCGCATAGCAAAACGCCGGGGCAGATCGCTCTGAAGTGGAACGTGCAACGCGGCGTGGCGGTGATTCCGAAGACGAGCCGCGTCCAGCGGCTGGCCGAGAACCTGGCGCTGTTCGACTTTGAACTAAGCGAGCCGCAGATGAAAGCGATCAATCAGCTTGATCGGCATCGCCGGTTCAATGATCCAGGGCATTTCTGCGAAGCGGCGTTCGGCGCCTTTTTCCCGATCTATGACTGA
- a CDS encoding sodium:calcium antiporter, producing MELPTLFAQFVGLAVVIVIAGSFMTKAADVIGEKSGLGSSLAGLVLLAAATSLPEFAININAVQLPDYATGVDLAMGNILGSSLFNLLILGVIDLAIRSKTRMFSPLSAAHALSALASVALTSILLLFLLLHHQQTDLPLAWGHVGLGSLGVGLFYLFSLRLIYLDQQVAATLEAPLLEEAEEKKMSLTRAIATYLIATVVIFIAARYLSIVADRVAEVTGLGGSFVGSTFLALTTSLPEMVTTIVAVRMGASDMAIGNILGSNAFNIAIILPVDAFYSRGAILQDASGVHAVTAGLVIFVTCVATMGILYRAEKRYLLVEPDALLVVLLVIASLYVIYRLTNPAVQAEEPTASPAIEETSRRRGPPSVIDREKGAERRFAEMPWIIEPAMPIKLIDRFHLRLA from the coding sequence TTGGAATTGCCCACCCTCTTCGCTCAGTTCGTCGGCCTGGCGGTCGTCATCGTCATCGCCGGCAGCTTCATGACCAAAGCCGCCGACGTGATCGGCGAGAAGTCAGGGCTCGGCAGTTCGCTGGCCGGCCTCGTCCTGTTGGCCGCGGCGACCAGCCTTCCCGAATTTGCGATCAACATCAATGCGGTCCAGCTTCCCGACTACGCCACCGGCGTCGACCTGGCGATGGGAAATATCTTGGGAAGCTCCCTCTTCAATCTGTTGATCCTCGGCGTCATCGATTTGGCGATTCGTTCGAAGACGCGGATGTTCAGCCCCCTCTCGGCGGCGCATGCCCTCTCGGCGTTGGCCAGCGTCGCGCTCACTTCGATCCTGCTCCTCTTCTTGCTGCTGCATCATCAACAGACCGATCTGCCGCTCGCGTGGGGACATGTCGGACTCGGCTCGCTCGGCGTCGGTTTGTTTTACCTCTTCTCGCTCCGGCTGATCTATCTCGACCAACAAGTCGCGGCGACGTTAGAGGCGCCGCTGCTGGAGGAAGCGGAAGAAAAGAAGATGTCGCTGACCCGCGCGATTGCGACCTACCTGATCGCGACCGTCGTCATCTTCATTGCGGCTCGCTACTTGTCGATCGTCGCCGATCGGGTGGCGGAAGTGACGGGACTCGGCGGCAGCTTCGTCGGCAGTACGTTTCTCGCGCTAACGACCAGCCTGCCGGAAATGGTCACCACGATCGTCGCCGTCCGGATGGGCGCCTCCGACATGGCGATCGGCAATATCCTCGGCAGCAACGCGTTCAACATCGCGATCATCCTGCCGGTCGATGCGTTCTATAGTCGCGGCGCCATTTTGCAAGACGCCAGCGGCGTGCACGCGGTGACCGCCGGCCTGGTGATCTTCGTCACGTGCGTGGCGACGATGGGGATTCTCTATCGGGCCGAAAAGCGTTATCTGCTGGTCGAGCCCGACGCGCTGCTTGTCGTGCTGCTGGTGATCGCATCCCTCTACGTGATCTATCGACTGACCAACCCTGCGGTTCAAGCCGAAGAGCCAACTGCCTCTCCGGCAATAGAAGAAACGTCGCGCCGCCGCGGTCCGCCCTCAGTCATAGATCGGGAAAAAGGCGCCGAACGCCGCTTCGCAGAAATGCCCTGGATCATTGAACCGGCGATGCCGATCAAGCTGATTGATCGCTTTCATCTGCGGCTCGCTTAG
- a CDS encoding metallopeptidase, producing MIVTLVACVLLSAETAEKPSAPEPITAYHVINLEGWDVYVNKRLLREEKELGDEATQLLKDKLREICRLVPKRPLAELQKTPIWLELDDDKFDPCACYHPDVAWLRQNGFLDKKEKCVEISNARTFLDWSRQQPFMILHELAHSYHDRVFGYDDAAIKAAYERAKESGEYEKVLRHNGKEERHYAMQNPMEYFAEGTEAYFGTNDFYPFVNVELKKHDPQLHKLLGEIWRD from the coding sequence ATGATCGTCACGCTTGTCGCTTGCGTCCTCCTCTCCGCAGAGACCGCCGAAAAGCCTTCGGCGCCCGAACCAATTACCGCCTATCACGTGATCAATCTCGAGGGGTGGGACGTCTACGTCAACAAACGCCTGCTCCGCGAAGAGAAAGAGCTGGGAGACGAAGCGACGCAGTTGCTCAAAGACAAGCTGCGGGAGATCTGTCGCCTTGTTCCGAAACGCCCGCTGGCCGAGTTGCAAAAGACGCCGATCTGGCTCGAATTGGACGACGACAAATTCGATCCTTGCGCCTGTTATCATCCCGACGTCGCCTGGCTCCGCCAAAACGGTTTTCTCGACAAAAAGGAAAAGTGCGTCGAGATCTCCAACGCAAGGACGTTCCTGGACTGGTCGCGTCAACAACCGTTCATGATTTTGCACGAGTTGGCCCACAGCTACCACGACCGGGTTTTTGGTTACGACGACGCGGCGATCAAAGCGGCGTACGAGCGAGCCAAAGAGAGCGGCGAATACGAGAAGGTGCTCCGGCACAATGGCAAAGAGGAACGCCACTACGCGATGCAGAACCCGATGGAATACTTCGCCGAAGGAACGGAAGCCTACTTCGGCACGAACGACTTCTATCCGTTCGTCAACGTCGAGCTGAAAAAGCATGATCCGCAGTTGCACAAACTGCTGGGAGAGATCTGGCGCGACTAG
- the pyrE gene encoding orotate phosphoribosyltransferase produces MKYDKARLIEIVREKGLQFGDFTLASGKKASYYMDCRKVTLDSEGALQVALGILEMLEGDLPDAVGGMAIGADPITAAVITMAAVQEKSLAGFIVRKEAKAHGTGRDVEGPVTSGQSCVIVEDVVTTGGSSLQAIEKVKAAGLEVREVIAIVDRLEGGAAAFAAAGYKLRTLLTIEDFGIQPPQK; encoded by the coding sequence ATGAAATACGACAAAGCGCGACTGATCGAAATTGTACGGGAAAAGGGGCTCCAGTTCGGCGATTTTACGCTGGCTTCGGGCAAAAAAGCCTCCTACTACATGGATTGCCGCAAAGTGACCCTCGATAGTGAGGGGGCGCTGCAAGTGGCGCTGGGGATCCTCGAAATGCTGGAAGGGGATCTGCCGGACGCCGTCGGCGGCATGGCGATCGGCGCCGACCCGATTACCGCGGCGGTCATCACCATGGCCGCGGTTCAAGAGAAATCGCTGGCCGGGTTCATCGTCCGCAAAGAGGCGAAAGCCCACGGCACCGGACGCGATGTCGAAGGTCCGGTCACCTCCGGACAGTCGTGCGTGATCGTCGAAGACGTCGTCACGACCGGCGGCAGCTCGCTGCAAGCGATCGAAAAGGTCAAAGCGGCCGGATTGGAAGTGCGGGAAGTGATCGCGATTGTCGATCGGTTGGAAGGGGGCGCCGCCGCGTTCGCCGCCGCCGGTTACAAGTTGCGTACGCTGCTGACGATCGAGGACTTCGGCATTCAGCCGCCGCAAAAGTAA
- a CDS encoding (2Fe-2S)-binding protein has translation MQPDDELCLCFHVTKRKVVNFLRIEKPRRVGQLSECFGAGTGCGWCRPFLQRLFDQAVAAGETSDELPTPEEYAAMRANYISQGKGKPPGGSQA, from the coding sequence ATGCAGCCTGACGACGAACTTTGCCTCTGTTTTCACGTCACGAAACGCAAAGTTGTGAATTTCCTGCGGATTGAAAAACCGCGGCGCGTCGGACAATTGAGCGAATGTTTTGGCGCAGGGACCGGCTGCGGATGGTGCCGTCCCTTTTTGCAGCGACTGTTTGATCAAGCGGTCGCTGCCGGCGAAACGTCGGACGAATTGCCGACGCCGGAAGAATATGCGGCGATGCGCGCCAACTACATCAGCCAGGGAAAAGGAAAACCTCCTGGCGGTTCGCAGGCGTAA
- a CDS encoding STAS domain-containing protein yields MVNIQRKRDVTVIEFGREYDSLDESNLGKTAQQLIEVAKHADPPLVVFDLSCTRFFGSYFIQFLIRTWKLVKKRNGRLVLAGLDDPCLGVLRRSKIDSLWERFPSVDAAVTDLVGESS; encoded by the coding sequence ATGGTTAACATCCAAAGGAAGCGCGACGTAACGGTCATTGAATTTGGTCGTGAGTACGACAGTCTCGACGAGTCGAACCTCGGGAAAACCGCGCAGCAACTGATCGAGGTCGCCAAGCACGCCGATCCGCCGCTGGTCGTCTTTGACCTCTCCTGCACGCGGTTCTTCGGTTCGTACTTCATCCAGTTCCTGATTCGCACCTGGAAGCTGGTCAAGAAGAGAAACGGCCGTCTGGTTTTGGCCGGCCTGGACGATCCCTGCTTGGGCGTCTTGCGTCGCTCCAAGATCGATTCGCTCTGGGAGCGGTTCCCCTCGGTCGACGCCGCCGTCACCGATCTGGTAGGCGAATCGTCCTAA